From one Micromonospora siamensis genomic stretch:
- a CDS encoding tetratricopeptide repeat protein, with product MSDPRITSSIFTRGAVDLSALRTPAPAPARPATPAQSGPPTGLPGAAGGTVTVIDVTEATFQSEVLERSLSTPVVVDFWAEWCEPCKQLSPVLERLAAEGAGAWVLARIDVDANPRIAQMFRVQGIPMVYAVVGGQPIDAFSGVVPEAQLRQWIGAVLKAGGVAVAEPEDPRLDEADDALMTGDLEAAEAAYKKILAESPADAAAEAGLAQVELARRVAPVADPRAALAAADGAPDDVDAQLLAADIEVLSGLAEQAYARLVGLVRRNAGDDRERVRQHLVSLFKVAGPDDPAVASARRALASALF from the coding sequence ATGAGCGACCCACGGATCACCTCGTCGATCTTCACCCGCGGCGCGGTCGACCTCAGCGCGCTGCGCACCCCCGCACCGGCCCCTGCCCGTCCCGCCACACCGGCCCAGAGCGGCCCGCCCACCGGCCTGCCGGGCGCCGCCGGCGGCACCGTCACCGTCATCGACGTGACCGAGGCGACCTTCCAGTCCGAGGTCCTCGAACGGTCGCTGAGCACGCCGGTGGTCGTCGACTTCTGGGCCGAGTGGTGCGAGCCGTGCAAGCAGCTCTCTCCGGTGCTGGAGCGGCTGGCCGCCGAGGGCGCCGGGGCCTGGGTGCTCGCCAGGATCGACGTGGACGCCAACCCGCGGATCGCGCAGATGTTCCGGGTCCAGGGCATCCCCATGGTGTACGCGGTGGTCGGCGGCCAGCCGATCGACGCCTTCTCCGGGGTGGTGCCGGAGGCCCAGCTGCGGCAGTGGATCGGCGCCGTGCTCAAGGCCGGTGGCGTCGCCGTCGCCGAGCCGGAGGACCCCCGGCTGGACGAGGCCGACGACGCGCTGATGACCGGCGACCTGGAGGCCGCCGAGGCCGCGTACAAGAAGATCCTCGCCGAGTCGCCGGCGGACGCCGCCGCCGAGGCCGGCCTGGCCCAGGTCGAGCTCGCCCGCCGGGTCGCCCCCGTCGCCGACCCGCGGGCCGCGCTGGCCGCGGCCGACGGCGCCCCGGACGACGTCGACGCCCAGCTGCTCGCCGCCGACATCGAGGTGCTCAGCGGCCTGGCCGAGCAGGCGTACGCCCGGCTGGTCGGCCTGGTCCGGCGCAACGCCGGCGACGACCGGGAGCGGGTACGCCAGCACCTGGTCTCCCTGTTCAAGGTGGCCGGCCCGGACGATCCGGCGGTGGCCTCCGCGCGCCGGGCGCTGGCCAGCGCCCTGTTCTGA
- a CDS encoding winged helix-turn-helix transcriptional regulator codes for MGTRSEISELPPEADLARADSLAREIFSDVANKWAFLIIEFLGQRTMRFSELRDSVGGISHKMLTQNLRMLERNGLVERTVHPTVPPRVEYTLTEAGDALRGVVDGMCGWTQRYLGLIEASRRRFGPG; via the coding sequence GTGGGAACCAGGAGCGAGATCAGCGAGCTGCCCCCGGAGGCCGACCTGGCCCGGGCCGACTCGCTGGCCCGGGAGATCTTCTCGGACGTTGCGAACAAGTGGGCGTTCCTGATCATCGAGTTCCTCGGCCAGCGCACCATGCGCTTCAGCGAGCTACGTGACTCCGTCGGCGGCATCAGCCACAAGATGCTCACCCAGAACCTGCGGATGCTCGAACGCAACGGCCTGGTCGAGCGGACGGTCCACCCGACCGTCCCGCCGCGCGTCGAGTACACCCTGACCGAGGCGGGTGACGCCCTGCGCGGGGTGGTCGACGGGATGTGCGGGTGGACCCAGCGCTACCTGGGCCTCATCGAGGCTTCCCGTAGGCGCTTCGGGCCCGGCTAG
- a CDS encoding RidA family protein, producing MAVTLVNPSGLPEIDVYRQVSVATGSRIVHVAGQVAWGADGTTVGEGDLAAQVERCYLNVATALAGVGATFDDVVKLTVHVVDWQPEQMPALLDGIARAGKKLGVTPAAPASLFGIAALDVPEHLVEVEATAVLD from the coding sequence ATGGCCGTAACGCTGGTGAACCCGAGCGGGCTGCCGGAGATCGACGTCTACCGGCAGGTGTCGGTGGCGACCGGCTCGCGGATCGTGCACGTGGCCGGGCAGGTCGCCTGGGGGGCCGACGGGACGACGGTCGGCGAGGGGGACCTCGCCGCGCAGGTCGAGCGCTGCTATCTCAACGTCGCCACGGCGCTCGCCGGGGTCGGGGCGACCTTCGACGACGTGGTGAAGCTGACCGTGCACGTGGTCGACTGGCAGCCGGAGCAGATGCCCGCGCTGCTGGACGGGATCGCCCGGGCGGGCAAGAAGCTCGGCGTCACGCCGGCCGCACCGGCGTCGCTGTTCGGCATCGCGGCGCTGGACGTGCCGGAGCACCTGGTCGAGGTCGAGGCGACCGCCGTCCTCGACTAG
- a CDS encoding acyl-CoA mutase large subunit family protein encodes MDADEIAAGRARWQARYDAARKRDADFTTLSGMTVDPVYGPPEGTGYPGFERIGWPGEYPYTRGLHPTGYRGRTWTIRQFAGFGNAQQTNERYKMILGAGGGGLSVAFDMPTLMGRDSDDPQALGEVGHCGVAIDTAADMEALFDGIDLAGVTTSMTISGPAVPVFCMYLVAAERQGADLSTLDGTLQTDIFKEYIAQKEWLFDPEPHLRLIGDLMEYCAAEIPRYKPLSVSGYHIREAGATAAQELAYTLADGFGYVELGLSRGLDVNVFAPGLSFFFDSHVDFFEEIAKFRAARRIWARWLRDVYGATSEKALWLKFHTQTAGVSLTAQQPVNNVVRTAVEALAAVLGGTNSLHTNALDETLALPTDESAEIALRTQQVLMEETGVVNVADPLGGSWYVEALTDKIEAEAEEIFARIRQLGGEGPHQIGPMTSGILRGIEDGWFTGHIAESAFVYQQALEKGDKRIVGVNCHTGTVAKELEILRISHEVELEQRRVLAERKTARDDAAVKAAITRMVEVGRTDGNMIPAMLDAVRAEATLGEICDALRAEWGVYREPARF; translated from the coding sequence ATGGACGCCGACGAGATCGCCGCCGGACGGGCACGCTGGCAGGCCCGCTACGACGCCGCGCGCAAGCGGGACGCGGACTTCACCACGCTGTCCGGGATGACCGTGGACCCGGTCTACGGGCCGCCCGAGGGCACCGGGTATCCCGGGTTCGAGCGGATCGGGTGGCCGGGCGAATACCCGTACACCCGGGGTCTGCACCCGACCGGCTACCGCGGGCGGACCTGGACCATCCGGCAGTTCGCCGGGTTCGGCAACGCCCAGCAGACCAACGAGCGCTACAAGATGATCCTCGGCGCCGGCGGCGGCGGCCTCTCGGTCGCCTTCGACATGCCGACGCTGATGGGCCGCGACTCCGACGACCCGCAGGCGCTCGGCGAGGTCGGCCACTGCGGCGTCGCCATCGACACCGCCGCCGACATGGAGGCGCTCTTCGACGGCATCGACCTGGCCGGCGTGACCACCTCGATGACCATCTCCGGTCCCGCGGTGCCGGTCTTCTGCATGTACCTGGTCGCCGCCGAGCGGCAGGGCGCCGATCTGTCCACGCTGGACGGCACGCTGCAGACCGACATCTTCAAGGAGTACATCGCGCAGAAGGAGTGGCTCTTCGACCCCGAGCCGCACCTGCGCCTGATCGGCGACCTGATGGAGTACTGCGCCGCCGAGATCCCGCGCTACAAGCCGCTGTCGGTCTCCGGCTACCACATCCGGGAGGCCGGCGCGACGGCCGCGCAGGAGCTGGCGTACACCCTGGCCGACGGGTTCGGCTACGTCGAGCTGGGGCTGTCGCGCGGGCTGGACGTGAACGTCTTCGCCCCGGGCCTGAGCTTCTTCTTCGACTCGCACGTGGACTTCTTCGAGGAGATCGCCAAGTTCCGGGCCGCCCGCCGGATCTGGGCCCGCTGGCTGCGCGACGTGTACGGCGCCACCAGCGAGAAGGCCCTCTGGCTGAAGTTCCACACCCAGACCGCCGGGGTGTCGCTGACCGCCCAGCAGCCGGTCAACAACGTGGTGCGTACGGCCGTGGAGGCGCTCGCCGCGGTGCTCGGTGGCACCAACTCGCTGCACACCAACGCCCTCGACGAGACCCTGGCGCTGCCCACCGACGAGTCGGCCGAGATCGCCCTGCGTACCCAGCAGGTGCTGATGGAGGAGACCGGGGTGGTCAACGTGGCCGACCCGCTCGGCGGCTCCTGGTACGTCGAGGCGCTCACCGACAAGATCGAGGCCGAGGCGGAGGAGATCTTCGCCCGGATCCGGCAGCTCGGCGGCGAGGGCCCGCACCAGATCGGCCCGATGACCTCCGGCATCCTGCGCGGCATCGAGGACGGCTGGTTCACCGGCCACATCGCCGAGTCGGCCTTCGTCTACCAGCAGGCCCTCGAAAAGGGCGACAAGCGGATCGTCGGGGTCAACTGCCACACCGGCACGGTCGCCAAGGAGCTGGAGATCCTGCGCATCTCGCACGAGGTGGAGCTGGAGCAGCGCCGGGTGCTCGCCGAGCGCAAGACCGCCCGGGACGACGCCGCCGTCAAGGCCGCCATCACCCGGATGGTCGAGGTCGGCCGGACCGACGGCAACATGATCCCGGCCATGCTCGACGCGGTCCGCGCCGAGGCCACCCTGGGCGAGATCTGCGACGCGCTGCGCGCCGAGTGGGGCGTCTACCGCGAGCCGGCCCGCTTCTGA
- a CDS encoding Asp23/Gls24 family envelope stress response protein yields the protein MADETQELSVLPNAVAGGTTQVSDEVVEKIAVAAAKSVPGVAELGGDVARFFNAVLDRVGLDQVGDARRGCSAHVQDGAAVVNLTIVISDGRPVPEVTDGVRSAVTAAVEAYGLRVDEINIRVDDVALGGPVVPSA from the coding sequence ATGGCTGACGAGACGCAGGAGCTGTCGGTGCTGCCGAACGCGGTGGCGGGCGGTACGACGCAGGTCTCCGACGAGGTGGTCGAGAAGATCGCGGTGGCCGCCGCGAAGTCGGTGCCCGGGGTTGCGGAGCTGGGCGGGGACGTGGCCCGGTTCTTCAACGCGGTGCTCGACAGGGTCGGGCTGGACCAGGTCGGTGACGCGCGGCGGGGCTGCTCGGCGCACGTGCAGGACGGGGCCGCGGTGGTCAACCTGACCATCGTGATCTCCGACGGCCGGCCGGTGCCCGAGGTGACCGACGGGGTGCGCTCGGCGGTGACGGCGGCGGTCGAGGCGTACGGGCTGCGGGTCGACGAGATCAACATCCGGGTGGACGACGTGGCCCTGGGCGGTCCGGTGGTGCCGTCGGCCTGA
- the meaB gene encoding methylmalonyl Co-A mutase-associated GTPase MeaB, whose protein sequence is MLVERARAGDPRAVARLITLVESGDEVLPQVAAALAPYAGQAQVVGLTGSPGVGKSTTTNELVRALRARGHRVGVLAIDPSSPFTGGAILGDRVRMQDHATDPGVYIRSMSSRGHLGGLSAATPQAVRVLEGAGCDVVLVETVGVGQAEVEVASLADTTLVLLAPGMGDAIQAVKAGILEIADVFVVNKADRDGADATVRDIQGMIALGERGPGDWRPQVVRSIAARGEGIDDIAAAIDKHRGWLEKHGELRRRREARAAAEIEAIALGALRARIGSLRDGTELATLAAKVAEGAIDPYAAADELLAQLGS, encoded by the coding sequence ATGCTGGTGGAGCGGGCCCGCGCGGGTGACCCCCGCGCGGTGGCCCGGCTGATCACCCTGGTCGAGTCCGGCGACGAGGTGCTGCCGCAGGTCGCGGCGGCCCTCGCGCCCTACGCCGGGCAGGCCCAGGTGGTCGGTCTGACCGGCTCGCCCGGGGTGGGCAAGTCGACCACCACCAACGAGCTGGTCCGGGCGCTGCGGGCGCGCGGCCACCGGGTCGGGGTGCTCGCCATCGACCCGTCCAGCCCGTTCACCGGCGGGGCGATCCTCGGTGACCGGGTCCGGATGCAGGACCACGCCACCGACCCGGGCGTCTACATCCGCTCGATGTCCAGCCGCGGGCACCTCGGCGGCCTCTCGGCGGCCACCCCGCAGGCGGTCCGGGTGCTGGAGGGCGCCGGCTGCGACGTGGTGCTGGTGGAGACCGTCGGCGTCGGGCAGGCCGAGGTGGAGGTCGCCTCCCTGGCCGACACCACCCTGGTGCTGCTCGCCCCGGGCATGGGCGACGCCATCCAGGCGGTCAAGGCCGGCATCCTGGAGATCGCCGACGTCTTCGTGGTCAACAAGGCCGACCGGGACGGCGCCGACGCCACCGTCCGCGACATCCAGGGCATGATCGCCCTCGGTGAGCGCGGCCCCGGTGACTGGCGGCCGCAGGTGGTCCGCTCGATCGCCGCCCGCGGCGAGGGCATCGACGACATCGCCGCCGCGATCGACAAGCACCGCGGCTGGCTGGAGAAGCACGGCGAGCTGCGCCGCCGCCGGGAGGCGCGGGCCGCCGCCGAGATCGAGGCGATCGCGCTGGGCGCGCTGCGCGCCCGGATCGGTTCGCTGCGCGACGGTACGGAGCTCGCGACGCTCGCGGCGAAGGTGGCCGAGGGCGCGATCGACCCGTACGCCGCCGCGGACGAGCTGCTGGCCCAGTTGGGCTCCTGA
- a CDS encoding acetyl-CoA C-acetyltransferase — MASVIVSGARTPMGRLLGNLKDLPATKLGGVAIKAALERAGVAPEQVQYVIMGQVLQAGTGQIPARQAAVEAGIPMSTPALTINKVCLSGLDAIALADQLIRAGEFDIVVAGGMESMTNAPHLLLGQRTGYKYGDVTIKDHMAHDGLSDAWDCCSMGESTERHGAKRGISREEQDTFAAASHQRAAAAQKNGHFADEITPVIIPQRKGDPLVISEDEGIRPDTTAESLAKLRPAFAKDGTITAGSSSPISDGAAAVVVMSKAKAKELGLTWLAEIGAHGNVAGPDNSLHSQPSNAINHALKKGGLSVGDLDLIEINEAFAQVGIQSARDLGVSLDKVNVNGGAIALGHPIGMSGARLVLTLALELKRRGGGTGAAALCGGGGQGDALIIHVPTGADAQQ; from the coding sequence ATGGCTTCGGTGATCGTCAGCGGCGCGCGTACCCCGATGGGTCGGCTGCTCGGCAACCTCAAGGACCTCCCGGCGACGAAGCTCGGCGGGGTGGCGATCAAGGCCGCGCTGGAGCGCGCCGGCGTCGCACCCGAGCAGGTGCAGTACGTGATCATGGGGCAGGTGCTCCAGGCCGGCACCGGCCAGATCCCGGCCCGCCAGGCGGCGGTAGAGGCCGGCATCCCGATGTCCACCCCGGCGCTGACCATCAACAAGGTCTGCCTATCCGGCCTGGACGCGATCGCCCTGGCCGACCAGCTCATCCGGGCCGGCGAGTTCGACATCGTGGTGGCCGGCGGCATGGAGTCGATGACCAACGCCCCGCACCTGCTGCTGGGCCAGCGCACCGGCTACAAGTACGGCGACGTCACGATCAAGGACCACATGGCCCACGACGGCCTCAGCGACGCCTGGGACTGCTGCTCGATGGGTGAGTCCACCGAGCGGCACGGGGCGAAGCGCGGCATCAGCCGCGAGGAGCAGGACACCTTCGCCGCCGCCAGTCACCAGCGCGCCGCCGCCGCCCAGAAGAACGGCCACTTCGCCGACGAGATCACCCCGGTGATCATCCCGCAGCGCAAGGGCGACCCGCTGGTGATCAGCGAGGACGAGGGCATCCGCCCGGACACCACCGCCGAGTCGCTGGCCAAGCTGCGCCCCGCCTTCGCCAAGGACGGCACGATCACCGCCGGCAGCTCCTCGCCGATCTCCGACGGCGCCGCCGCGGTGGTCGTGATGAGCAAGGCCAAGGCCAAGGAGCTGGGGCTGACCTGGCTGGCCGAGATCGGCGCGCACGGCAACGTGGCCGGCCCGGACAACTCCCTGCACTCGCAGCCGTCCAACGCGATCAACCACGCCCTGAAGAAGGGCGGCCTGAGCGTCGGCGACCTCGACCTGATCGAGATCAACGAGGCGTTCGCCCAGGTGGGCATCCAGTCGGCGCGCGACCTCGGGGTGAGCCTCGACAAGGTCAACGTCAACGGTGGGGCGATCGCCCTCGGCCACCCGATCGGCATGTCCGGCGCCCGGCTGGTGCTGACCCTGGCGCTGGAGCTGAAGCGGCGCGGCGGCGGCACCGGCGCGGCGGCGCTCTGCGGCGGCGGTGGGCAGGGCGACGCGCTGATCATCCACGTGCCGACGGGTGCCGACGCCCAGCAGTGA
- the mce gene encoding methylmalonyl-CoA epimerase, whose amino-acid sequence MAENSPVEPAADYVTDIGLRRIDHVGVAVADLDAAIDFYQRTFGMRCVHTETNTEQGVREAMLAVGPTAEGGCVQLLAPLTPESTIAKFLDRNGPGVQQVAYTVADIDAACAALRERGVRLLYPEPKRGTADSRINFVHPKDAGGVLVELVEPAAGH is encoded by the coding sequence ATGGCTGAGAACTCCCCCGTCGAGCCCGCTGCCGACTATGTCACAGACATCGGCCTGCGCCGCATCGACCACGTCGGGGTCGCGGTGGCCGACCTGGACGCCGCGATCGACTTCTACCAGCGCACCTTCGGCATGCGCTGCGTGCACACCGAGACCAACACCGAGCAGGGCGTACGCGAGGCGATGCTGGCGGTCGGGCCGACCGCCGAGGGCGGCTGCGTGCAGCTGCTCGCCCCGCTGACCCCGGAGTCGACCATCGCGAAGTTCCTCGACCGCAACGGTCCCGGGGTGCAGCAGGTGGCGTACACGGTGGCCGACATCGACGCGGCCTGCGCGGCGCTGCGCGAACGCGGTGTCCGGCTGCTCTACCCGGAGCCGAAGCGGGGCACCGCCGACTCGCGGATCAACTTCGTCCACCCCAAGGACGCCGGCGGCGTGCTGGTCGAGCTGGTCGAGCCGGCCGCCGGCCACTGA
- the ccrA gene encoding crotonyl-CoA carboxylase/reductase: protein MQDILEAIMAAEGSAQPERELAGLAGLPVPESYRGVVVRAEDTRMFDGMATRDKDPRKALHVQEVPTPELAPGEALVAVMASAINYNTVWTSIFEPLPTFKFLQRYGRLSELTRRHDLPYHVVGSDAAGVVLRTGPGVTRWKAGDEVVAHCLSVELEDAAGHDDTMLDPQQRIWGFETNFGGLAELCVVKANQLMPKPRHLSWEEAASPGLVNSTAYRQLVSHHGANMKQGDVVLIWGASGGLGGYATQMALNGGAIPVCVVSSPEKAELCRKMGAELVIDRSAEGFRFWKDEQTQDQDEWRRFGERIRELTGGEDPDIVFEHPGRETFGASVYVAKKGGTIVTCASTSGFLHQYDNRYLWMHLKRIVGSHFANYHEAWQANRLVALGQIHPTVSKTYALEQTGQAAYEVHRNAHQGKVGVRCLAPEDGLGVRDPQLRARHETAINRFRGH from the coding sequence GTGCAGGACATCCTCGAAGCGATCATGGCCGCGGAGGGCTCCGCGCAGCCGGAGCGGGAACTCGCCGGCCTGGCCGGCCTGCCGGTACCGGAGAGCTACCGGGGCGTGGTGGTCCGCGCCGAGGACACCCGGATGTTCGACGGGATGGCCACCCGGGACAAGGACCCGCGCAAGGCGCTGCACGTGCAGGAGGTGCCGACGCCCGAGCTCGCGCCGGGCGAGGCGCTGGTGGCCGTGATGGCCAGCGCCATCAACTACAACACGGTGTGGACCAGCATCTTCGAGCCGCTGCCCACCTTCAAGTTCCTCCAGCGCTACGGCCGGCTCTCCGAGCTGACCCGGCGGCACGACCTGCCGTACCACGTGGTCGGTTCGGACGCGGCCGGCGTGGTGCTGCGCACCGGCCCCGGGGTGACCCGGTGGAAGGCCGGCGACGAGGTGGTCGCGCACTGCCTGTCGGTGGAGCTGGAGGACGCCGCCGGCCACGACGACACGATGCTCGACCCGCAGCAGCGGATCTGGGGCTTCGAGACGAACTTCGGCGGCCTCGCCGAGCTGTGCGTGGTCAAGGCCAACCAGCTGATGCCCAAGCCGCGCCACCTGAGCTGGGAGGAGGCGGCGAGCCCCGGGCTGGTCAACTCCACGGCGTACCGGCAGCTGGTGTCGCACCACGGCGCGAACATGAAGCAGGGCGACGTGGTGCTGATCTGGGGCGCCTCCGGCGGCCTGGGCGGCTACGCCACCCAGATGGCGCTCAACGGCGGGGCGATCCCGGTCTGCGTGGTCTCCTCCCCGGAGAAGGCCGAGCTGTGCCGGAAGATGGGCGCCGAGCTGGTGATCGACCGCAGCGCCGAGGGCTTCCGGTTCTGGAAGGACGAGCAGACGCAGGACCAGGACGAGTGGCGCCGCTTCGGCGAGCGGATCCGGGAGCTGACCGGCGGCGAGGACCCGGACATCGTCTTCGAGCACCCGGGGCGGGAGACCTTCGGCGCGAGCGTCTACGTCGCCAAGAAGGGCGGCACCATCGTCACCTGCGCCTCGACCAGCGGCTTCCTGCACCAGTACGACAACCGCTACCTGTGGATGCACCTGAAGCGGATCGTCGGCAGCCACTTCGCCAACTACCACGAGGCGTGGCAGGCCAACCGGCTGGTGGCGCTCGGCCAGATCCACCCGACGGTGTCGAAGACGTACGCGCTGGAGCAGACCGGCCAGGCAGCGTACGAGGTGCACCGCAACGCGCACCAGGGCAAGGTCGGGGTGCGCTGCCTGGCGCCGGAGGACGGGCTCGGCGTGCGTGACCCGCAGCTGCGGGCCCGGCACGAGACGGCGATCAACCGGTTCCGGGGTCACTGA
- a CDS encoding coiled-coil domain-containing protein, which translates to MPQQQSSPLAFFDNANSQPDFTVGLRGYNVGQVDDFIGRLTAALTQSEQARAEAEQRMNDAQRRLRQAEQRQSALEQKLTDTNKQLEENSRPTLSGLGTRVEQILRLAEEQANDHRNEAKRESEGILSAARLEAREITDKARAEAAAMKATAEREAGSVRTAAEREAAEVRVQARREADTLRADAERETKQLRTVTAHEVAELKSTVEREVATLRATAEREITQQRAKAAREAEEKRAEATKLLTDARDKRDKDLQALELQLAERREKAEREESERHAAQVAQTQKLVGEAEQRARAAQERAKEIEQRAETRRVESERTANETVEKAKALAEKTLGEAKAESQRLLSEARTEAELTTQAARREVEDLTRQKDAVTSQLGQMLSGLAGIVPGVPAAPAKAAEPAKPAEAANTKVNAESAS; encoded by the coding sequence ATGCCCCAGCAGCAGTCCTCCCCTCTCGCGTTCTTCGATAACGCGAACTCGCAGCCAGATTTCACCGTTGGCCTGCGCGGCTACAACGTCGGTCAGGTCGATGACTTCATCGGCCGGCTGACCGCCGCCCTCACCCAGTCCGAGCAGGCCCGGGCCGAGGCCGAACAGCGGATGAACGACGCCCAGCGTCGGCTGCGCCAGGCCGAGCAGCGCCAGAGCGCGCTGGAGCAGAAGCTCACCGACACCAACAAGCAGCTCGAGGAGAACAGCCGGCCGACCCTCTCCGGCCTGGGCACCCGCGTCGAGCAGATCCTCCGGCTGGCCGAGGAGCAGGCCAACGACCACCGCAACGAGGCCAAGCGCGAGTCGGAGGGCATCCTCTCCGCCGCCCGCCTCGAGGCCCGCGAGATCACCGACAAGGCCCGGGCCGAGGCGGCGGCGATGAAGGCCACCGCCGAGCGCGAGGCGGGCAGCGTCCGCACCGCCGCCGAGCGCGAGGCGGCCGAGGTCAGGGTGCAGGCCCGCCGCGAGGCGGACACCCTCCGGGCCGACGCGGAGCGGGAGACCAAGCAGCTGCGTACGGTCACCGCGCACGAGGTGGCCGAGCTGAAGTCCACCGTCGAGCGTGAGGTCGCCACCCTGCGGGCCACCGCCGAGCGGGAGATCACCCAGCAGCGGGCGAAGGCGGCCCGCGAGGCCGAGGAGAAGCGGGCCGAGGCCACCAAGCTGCTGACCGACGCGCGGGACAAGCGCGACAAGGACCTCCAGGCCCTGGAGCTCCAGCTCGCCGAGCGCCGGGAGAAGGCCGAGCGCGAGGAGTCCGAGCGGCACGCCGCCCAGGTGGCGCAGACCCAGAAGCTGGTTGGCGAGGCCGAGCAGCGGGCCCGGGCCGCGCAGGAGCGGGCCAAGGAGATCGAGCAGCGCGCCGAGACCCGCCGGGTCGAGTCCGAGCGCACCGCCAACGAGACGGTGGAGAAGGCCAAGGCGCTGGCCGAGAAGACGCTCGGCGAGGCCAAGGCCGAGTCGCAGCGCCTGCTCAGCGAGGCCCGCACCGAGGCCGAGCTGACCACTCAGGCGGCCCGCCGCGAGGTCGAGGACCTCACCCGGCAGAAGGACGCCGTCACCTCCCAGCTCGGGCAGATGCTCTCCGGCCTGGCCGGCATCGTCCCGGGCGTGCCGGCCGCGCCGGCCAAGGCGGCGGAGCCGGCCAAGCCGGCGGAGGCCGCCAACACCAAGGTGAACGCGGAGTCGGCCAGCTGA
- a CDS encoding alpha/beta hydrolase, with protein MSTPIRASSILPGHREDIELHTADGLRLVGELARPADREPAATLVCFHPLPTHGGMMDSHVLRKAAWRLPALADLAVLRFNTRGTSSLRGTSEGAFDGAVGERFDVAAAIEYAEFAELPKIWLLGWSFGTDLILKYGCDPAIEGAVLLSPPLRFSGPDDLATWAESGKPLTALVPEFDDYLRPAEARERFAAIPQAEVVGVDGAKHLWVGDAETALDEVVRRVNPAVPVPLPTTWDGPMEAGDVSAYADRTVASFADTPVPGPAQDRAG; from the coding sequence GTGAGCACACCGATCCGTGCGTCCTCGATCCTGCCCGGGCACCGCGAGGACATCGAACTGCACACCGCCGACGGCCTGCGCCTGGTCGGTGAGCTCGCCCGCCCCGCCGACCGGGAGCCGGCCGCCACGCTGGTCTGCTTCCACCCGCTGCCGACGCACGGCGGGATGATGGACAGCCACGTGCTGCGCAAGGCCGCCTGGCGGCTGCCGGCCCTGGCCGACCTGGCCGTGCTCCGGTTCAACACCCGGGGCACCAGCAGCCTGCGCGGCACCAGCGAGGGCGCCTTCGACGGCGCGGTCGGCGAGCGGTTCGACGTGGCCGCAGCCATCGAGTACGCGGAGTTCGCCGAGCTGCCGAAGATCTGGCTGCTGGGCTGGTCGTTCGGCACCGACCTGATCCTGAAGTACGGCTGCGACCCGGCGATCGAGGGCGCGGTCCTGCTCTCCCCACCGCTGCGCTTCTCCGGCCCCGACGACCTGGCCACCTGGGCGGAGTCCGGCAAGCCGCTCACCGCGCTGGTGCCCGAGTTCGACGACTACCTGCGCCCGGCCGAGGCCCGGGAGCGGTTCGCGGCGATCCCGCAGGCCGAGGTGGTCGGGGTGGACGGCGCCAAGCACCTCTGGGTGGGCGACGCCGAGACCGCGCTGGACGAGGTGGTACGCCGGGTCAACCCGGCCGTGCCGGTGCCGCTGCCCACCACCTGGGACGGCCCGATGGAGGCCGGCGACGTCAGCGCGTACGCCGACCGGACGGTGGCGTCCTTCGCCGACACCCCGGTCCCCGGGCCGGCGCAGGACCGGGCCGGCTGA
- a CDS encoding SigE family RNA polymerase sigma factor, which yields MTFEEYVGSRGPALIRLARLLTGDQHRAEDLTQDVLAKAYLHWRKISRVDRPDVYVRRMLVNANASWWRRRSNREQATDTFAERAQPGDLGGETATRDEMWRLILGLPDRQRAVLVLRYYEDLDDATIAQILDCSPVTVRTHAMRALAHLRERVGAPITNGSRP from the coding sequence GTGACCTTCGAGGAGTACGTCGGCAGCCGCGGCCCGGCCCTGATCCGGCTGGCCCGGCTGCTGACCGGCGACCAACACCGGGCCGAGGACCTGACCCAGGACGTGCTGGCCAAGGCGTACCTGCACTGGCGGAAAATCTCCCGGGTGGACCGGCCCGACGTGTACGTGCGCCGGATGCTGGTCAACGCCAACGCGTCCTGGTGGCGGCGCCGGTCCAACCGGGAGCAGGCCACCGACACGTTCGCCGAACGCGCCCAGCCGGGCGACCTCGGCGGTGAGACGGCCACCCGGGACGAGATGTGGCGGCTGATCCTCGGCCTGCCCGACCGGCAACGTGCCGTGCTGGTGCTGCGCTACTACGAGGACCTGGACGACGCGACCATCGCGCAGATCCTGGACTGCTCCCCGGTCACCGTCCGCACCCACGCGATGCGGGCGCTCGCCCATCTCCGGGAGCGCGTCGGCGCCCCGATCACCAACGGGAGCCGGCCATGA